AAAAACAATATTAATACCGGCAGAGAAATCAGGATCAGCTTGATATTCAGGTTGGCAATGGCATGGATACCTTTGTCAGCATGTCCTATCAGCTTCGAAAGCTCTTCTTCCTTGATAAGCTCCTTGTCTTTCAAGTGCTCATCGAGGGCATTCCAGGATTTTTTCAGTTCTTCCAGTTCCATATATCTTATTCCTCCTTTTTCATTCTTTTAAGTTTGTCTTTGATACGACTTAGCTTGGTCGCCACGTTCGTTACCGTCAACCCCGTGATTTCTGCGATTTCCTCATAACTTTTATCTTCGAGATAAAGCAGGATGATTGACTTGTCGAGTTGTCCCAGTTGGTTAATCATCCGATAGAGCTGTTTCAGCATTTCATTGATCGGGTCGTGTGCTTCGCTTGTCCAGTCAATCTCATGGGTAAGGCTGACGATTTCCGGTACATTTTTCTCTTTACGATAAAAACTGATACAGGTGTTGAGGGCAATACGGTAAATCCATGTGGAAATCTTACATTCTTTTCTGAATTTGGGAAAAGCTTTCCAAATATTCAGTATCACATCCTGATAGAGATCGTTGAGAGGAGCGTTCGGATTGGCATACAGATAGCATACTTTGTAGATAACCCGTTCATATTCACGGATGACCGACAAGAACTCTTGCTCAATGGGGTTATTTGCCTCTGTTGCTCGTTCTCTCATGGAGTTTATAAT
The DNA window shown above is from Bacteroides faecium and carries:
- a CDS encoding RNA polymerase sigma factor, which encodes MRERATEANNPIEQEFLSVIREYERVIYKVCYLYANPNAPLNDLYQDVILNIWKAFPKFRKECKISTWIYRIALNTCISFYRKEKNVPEIVSLTHEIDWTSEAHDPINEMLKQLYRMINQLGQLDKSIILLYLEDKSYEEIAEITGLTVTNVATKLSRIKDKLKRMKKEE